In the Candidatus Saganbacteria bacterium genome, TTTATTAAAGCCTCAGATATTCAGGAAATTCCCCAGCAGTTTTTTACCATCCTTAGTGAGTATTGATTCCGGGTGGAACTGGACGCCTTCCACTTTGAATTCTTTATGACGTATCCCCATTATCTCGCCGTCTTTCGTCCAGGCGGATATCTCAAAACAGCCGGGAAGGCTTTCTTTTTCAACTATCAGGGAATGATATCTTGTCGCAGTGAAAGGATCGGGCAGGCCTTTGAAGATAGTTTTTCCGTCATGATGTATCTGCGAGGTCTTGCCGTGCATGAGGTTCACGGCGCGGACCACTTTCCCTCCAAGGGCTTCCGCTATGGACTGGTGGCCCAGGCAGACGCCGAGAATAGGGATTTTCCCAGCGAAATCCTTGACTACATCCATAGATATTCCGGCTTCTTTCGGGGTGCAGGGTCCCGGAGAGATAACGATCTTTTCGGGGGCAATATTTCTTATTTCATTTATCGTAATTTTGTCGTTGCGGTATACCCTCGTTTCGGCGCCGAGCTCGTTGAGATACTGCACGAGATTATATGTGAACGAATCGTAATTATCTATCACGAGGAGCATAAATCCTCACCCCGCCTCGCCCCGCCTTTGGCGGGGACCCGGCACCCCTCTCCA is a window encoding:
- the pabA gene encoding aminodeoxychorismate/anthranilate synthase component II; translated protein: MLLVIDNYDSFTYNLVQYLNELGAETRVYRNDKITINEIRNIAPEKIVISPGPCTPKEAGISMDVVKDFAGKIPILGVCLGHQSIAEALGGKVVRAVNLMHGKTSQIHHDGKTIFKGLPDPFTATRYHSLIVEKESLPGCFEISAWTKDGEIMGIRHKEFKVEGVQFHPESILTKDGKKLLGNFLNI